Proteins encoded within one genomic window of Trichoderma asperellum chromosome 2, complete sequence:
- a CDS encoding uncharacterized protein (EggNog:ENOG41~TransMembrane:1 (n5-15c19/20o421-444i)~SECRETED:SignalP(1-19)) codes for MQSKLLFALSAAAVAPAAAEQVLGVYIFHRHGDRTAKSWSPVNLTPLGADQVKSSADFFRNRYIDDGASLQIAGISVDKAVLSQLAITAPVDNVLQNSAGVFAQWLYPPNKAAGSTKLANGTTVVAPLDGYQYIPVNTVASASSSNSESSAWLQGSSGCSGAVVSSNNYFLSPEYQSTFSDTKDFYQGLLPVINTTFNSSTATFKNGYTIFDYINVATIHNSSIPSDNLLTKSTLSSLYDYASIHEWNLAYNSSDPVRAIAGSVLAGQIMTALQGIASGNAVPKFNIQFGAYGAFMSFFGLAQLPAVNSDFYGICNYASSMVLELVAPSATQLSEDDLTVRFLWSNGTAAENGLKTYPLFGQSKTTISWNDFKAGMNKFAVANTSDWCTTCGNTDGTCASNSTASASSAKSSDNSNITKPVAGVIGALVTLGVILGVEALIILLGGLRLVKKSTLANARSGAASPGADKA; via the exons atgCAGTCCAAGCTCCTCTTCGCCCTCTCGGCCGCTGCCGTCGCACCAGCCGCCGCTGAGCAGGTGCTCGGCGTGTACATCTTCCACCGCCACGGAGACCGCACGGCCAAGTCATGGAGCCCCGTCAACCTGACTCCTCTTGGTGCCGACCAGGTCAAGAGCTCAGCCGACTTCTTCCGTAACCGCTACATCGACGACGGCGCCTCTCTGCAAATTGCCGGCATCAGCGTCGACAAGGCCGTCCTCTCCCAGCTCGCCATCACGGCCCCGGTGGACAATGTGCTGCAGAACTCGGCTGGCGTCTTTGCGCAGTGGCTGTATCCCCCCAACAAGGCTGCCGGTTCCACCAAGCTTGCCAACGGCACCACCGTTGTAGCTCCTCTTGACGGATATCAATATATCCCAGTCAATACCGTGGCCTCTGCCAGCTCATCCAACTCGGAGAGCAGCGCCTGGCTTCAAGGCAGCAGTGGCTGCAGCGGTGCCGTCGTCAGCTCGAACAACTATTTCCTGAGTCCTGAATATCAGAGCACCTTTAGTGATACCAAGGACTTTTACCAGGGCCTGCTGCCTGTTATCAACACCACCTTCAACTCTAGCACGGCCACCTTCAAGAATGGCTACACAA TCTTTGACTACATCAATGTCGCCACAATTCACAACTCTTCCATCCCCTCTGACAACCTCCTGACCAAATCCACCCTTTCTAGCCTCTATGACTATGCCTCTATTCATGAGTGGAACCTCGCTTACAACAGCAGCGATCCCGTCCGCGCCATTGCTGGTTCCGTCCTCGCTGGCCAGATTATGACTGCTCTCCAGGGCATCGCCAGCGGCAACGCCGTCCCCAAGTTCAACATCCAGTTTGGTGCCTACGGTGCCTTCATGTCCTTCTTCGGACTTGCTCAGCTGCCCGCTGTCAATAGCGATTTCTACGGCATTTGCAACTATGCCTCCTCCATGGTGCTCGAGCTTGTCGCCCCCAGCGCCACTCAGCTCTCCGAGGATGATCTCACCGTTCGCTTCCTCTGGTCCAACGGCACTGCTGCCGAGAACGGCCTCAAGACCTACCCTCTGTTTGGCCAGAGCAAGACTACCATTAGCTGGAACGACTTCAAGGCTGGCATGAACAAGTTTGCTGTCGCCAACACCTCCGACTGGTGCACTACCTGCGGCAACACTGACGGAACCTGCGCCTCCAACTCTACCGCCAGCGCTTCGTCTGCCAAGTCTTCTGACAACAGCAACATCACCAAGCCCGTTGCCGGTGTCATCGGTGCTCTCGTCACTCTGGGTGTCATCCTTGGCGTTGAGGCCCTCATCATTCTGCTTGGTGGCCTGCGCCTCGTCAAGAAGTCGACTCTGGCTAATGCCCGATCAGGAGCCGCCTCTCCTGGAGCTGACAAAGCATAA
- a CDS encoding uncharacterized protein (EggNog:ENOG41), producing MSLLFPWGVKGPDKSRFEAYAKLLRLKNGGQIKEASNFSEMPDEETEFDKPDDTDSVNANEFLLFDKRKLKRAFLDRLSELVANEKGGHHVSSSLMIEWPDRVDVLVKKALKGTIPPETRQKEVLSLNGRIASLLSHLEEFRALINDVISSPTQEGPEQVVKSAHDMFSLYKEHDFDEITGNNTNTRSLRDALGFLGKLQTCFNTLIRSAERLSGFQNLRILPVMDSPNGTDRPKRTDRNNAWSLKRTFPSLGLELNDKTVESIFGTSKNKGSAKRRLLERFEKLKSSASEVHAEIRVILAAAKHDCTSAAIFKYVGCSKRSCFLCDRFVQSYGSYTTRGCHGKLYHFWTVPEISWLAEEERSIFVRALKNVEKAMMESIHGRKTDKLAHARESTIGGSSVATKRQQSSQDPYVRSLVSEYLRSQRQGARHSHVNEEDYTSPNQPLPSGAECEANLDTLPGQTQSQSARIIPKPEQLQGECYTCERETSRRCEFCNLDWFCSRECQDKMRLSHLTKCSARSITTADRLCDDVIRDQFPDDPETREHFGLARCRDWREQSYLLGLYQGLVLYLHVEAIQLNEWREKNILVSEIIKTFSKLPEKNRGDYFRWFFRNQHILDNSNPPLQLNGKDNPVVRAVNAARPYLDPEDRVKPFQQLEPPSKRHCFLVYALALDSSHPNPYDGAEFDLWYDFGFVVCRDEWGEQGLGSLYSQLVGGNKFLTDYDQSLGTTIRNYPEKPTCSFNEFWLAYEKGSLANLFRRYGLGRMLDRDLGLEEFLSFPLAQRELRPSVWRLKHFLALDPNNPLSNFPKVEAAAQEYGFTSQLNAGTRLALRQFYEQLFKKVNPLRVHEAKNHGELCEYAESNIDVIDDGVRHVLQTLG from the exons ATGAGCCTATTGTTTCCCTGGGGCGTAAAGGGACCGGACAAGTCTCGATTTGAAGCCTACGCCAAACTGTTGCGGCTAAAAAATGGTGGCCAGATTAAGGAAGCTTCGAACTTTTCGGAAATGCCCGACGAAGAGACAGAATTTGATAAGCCAGACGACACTGATTCCGTTAACGCGAACGAATTCCTGTTATTCGACAAGAGGAAGCTAAAGAGGGCCTTTCTTGATAGGTTATCTGAGCTTGTTGCGAATGAGAAAGGGGGTCATCATGTTTCCTCGTCTCTGATGATCGAATGGCCAGATCGAGTCGACGTTCTT GTCAAAAAGGCTTTGAAAGGGACTATTCCACCTGAAACACGGCAGAAGGAGGTTCTATCCTTGAACGGTCGCATAGCATCTCTTCTTTCGCACCTCGAGGAGTTTCGCGCCCTTATAAATGACGTGATAAGTTCGCCAACGCAGGAGGGCCCTGAGCAAGTTGTAAAGAGCGCCCATGACATGTTCTCTCTGTATAAAGAGCATGATTTTGATGAGATCACTGGCAACAATACTAATACAAGGTCGCTGAGAGACGCGCTGGGCTTCCTCGGTAAGTTACAGACATGCTTCAACACTCTGATTAGAAGCGCAGAGAGACTCTCTGGCTTCCAAAATCTCCGGATCCTCCCGGTGATGGATTCACCGAATGGCACAGACAGGCCGAAAAGGACGGATCGAAACAACGCCTGGTCGTTGAAGAGGACATTTCCATCCCTAGGTCTTGAACTCAACGACAAGACAGTAGAATCTATCTTTGGAACCAGCAAAAATAAAGGTTCGGCAAAGAGAAGACTGCTCGAAAGGTTTGAAAAGTTGAAGTCATCGGCCTCCGAAGTACACGCAGAAATACGAGTCATCCTAGCGGCGGCAAAACACGACTGTACCAGCGCGGCCATTTTCAAATACGTGGGCTGCAGTAAGCGCAGCTGTTTCCTTTGCGACAGGTTTGTTCAGAGCTATGGGTCCTATACGACAAGGGGATGCCATGGCAAGCTCTACCACTTCTGGACTGTGCCTGAAATTTCATGGCTAGCTGAGGAGGAACGCTCAATTTTCGTTCGAGCTCTCAAGAATGTCGAGAAAGCTATGATGGAATCTATACATGGTAGAAAGACCGACAAGCTTGCCCATGCTCGTGAGTCCACAATCGGAGGCTCTTCAGTTGCGACGAAGAGACAGCAATCTAGCCAAGATCCTTATGTACGATCCCTCGTCTCAGAGTATCTTAGATCGCAGCGCCAAGGGGCGAGACACAGTCATGTCAATGAAGAAGATTATACAAGCCCCAA TCAACCTTTGCCAAGTGGAGCTGAATGTGAAGCCAATCTTGATACCTTGCCTGGTCAAACCCAAAGTCAGTCCGCGAGAATAATACCGAAACCTGAACAGCTCCAAGGCGAATGTTACACTTGTGAACGAGAGACTAGTCGCCGCTGCGAATTCTGCAACCTGGATTGGTTCTGTAGCCGGGAATGCCAAGATAAGATGCGATTGTCTCACCTCACCAAGTGTTCGGCTCGCTCGATAACCACTGCGGATAGACTCTGTGATGATGTTATCAGAGATCAATTTCCAGACGACCCCGAGACACGTGAGCATTTTGGGCTCGCCAGGTGCCGTGACTGGAGAGAGCAATCTTACCTCCTTGGCCTTTACCAGGGCCTCGTACTTTACTTACATGTTGAGGCTATACAGCTAAACGAATGGCGAGAGAAAAATATCCTTGTGAGCGAGATCATAAAGACATTTTCCAAACTGCCTGAAAAAAATCGTGGGGATTACTTCCGATGGTTTTTTCGAAACCAACACATCCTTGATAACTCAAACCCACCTCTTCAGCTCAATGGCAAGGACAACCCCGTCGTTAGAGCTGTAAACGCCGCGAGACCTTACCTCGACCCAGAGGATCGCGTCAAACCTTTTCAACAGCTGGAGCCCCCATCAAAACGGCACTGCTTTCTAGTTTATGCTTTGGCCTTGGATAGCTCCCACCCAAACCCATATGATGGGGCCGAGTTTGATTTATGGTACGATTTTGGCTTCGTAGTCTGTCGTGATGAATGGGGGGAACAAGGCCTTGGGAGCCTCTACAGTCAGCTTGTAGGTGGTAATAAATTCTTGACAGATTACGACCAAAGTCTAGGGACTACAATAAGAAACTATCCCGAGAAGCCTACATGCTCATTCAACGAGTTCTGGCTAGCCTATGAAAAGGGCAGCCTTGCAAATCTCTTTCGCCGATACGGTTTAGGAAGAATGCTAGATCGTGACTTGGGTCTGGAGGAGTTCCTGTCTTTCCCGCTGGCTCAACGAGAACTGCGCCCATCAGTTTGGAGGTTGAAACACTTCCTGGCCCTCGATCCCAACAATCCACTGAGCAACTTTCCCAAGGTGGAAGCAGCCGCGCAGGAATACGGATTTACATCGCAGCTCAACGCGGGAACAAGATTGGCTTTGAGGCAGTTTTACGAGCAGTTGTTTAAGAAGGTCAATCCACTGAGGGTCCATGAGGCTAAGAATCATGGCGAGTTGTGCGAGTATGCGGAAAGCAACATTGATGTTATTGACGATGGCGTCCGACACGTATTGCAAACGCTTGGTTGA